Part of the Desulfohalovibrio reitneri genome is shown below.
AGACAATGACTGAAGAGCTCAAGGAAACCTGGATCAAGGTTGTGGAATACGCCTCCATGCCCCACCTGGGCCTCTCGCGGAAGCTGCGCAACGGCTGCGCCATCGAGTTCAACAACGACGGCGACCCCATGCGGGGCGACGTGGTCTTCGAGATCCAGGAGGCCTACCTGCGGGTCATCCGCGACCAGGGCACGGACGACGTCAGCGTGAGCTACTACGCCTGGGACAAGCTGGCCTCCATCAAGACCATCGGCATGCCCAAAAAGAAGTAGCCGCCATCCTCCCGAAACCGAATCGGCGGCCCCCCGCGCCGGGGGCCGCTTTCCTCCTCCCCGGGTATGTGTTCATAAATCCTTTGGAATCGCGTAACCTGTCCGCAACCATCGAAGGCGGGGAACGTGGCAGCGTGCCCTTACCGCGGCAAACCCCCACCCCCCAACTTTTCCTTCGAGGAGGACAGGCAATGAAACCCCTTCGCATCCTGCTGGCCGCCCTGGCGGTCATGGCCCTGGCGGTTCCCGCCACGGCCGAAAAGTACGACTACTCGGGCAAACCGCCCAAGTACGTATTCCTGTTCATCGGCGACGGCATGGCCTCGCCCCAGCGCATGGCCGCCACCGCCTACACCGGCGAGGAGTTGCGCATGGACCGCTTCCCCGCCCAGGGCATGACCACCACCCAGGCGGCCAACCGCTTCATCACCGGCTCCGCCGCCTCGGCCACCTCCCTGGCCTCCGGCATCAAGACCAACATCAACATGATCGGCATGGACCCCTCCGAAAGACGCGTTAAGACCCTGGCCGAGATGGCCAAGGAGCGCGGCATGAAGGTCGGCATCGTCTCCTCGGTGTCCATCGACCACGCCACCCCGGCGGCCTTCTACGCCAAGGTGCCCCACCGCTCCCAGTACCACTACGTCGACATGCAGCTGGCCGGGTCCGGCTTCGACTACTTCGGCGGCGGTGGGCTGAAGGACCCCACTGGCAAACGCAAGGGCGTTGAGCCCAAGGGCGACGCCCTGGCGCTGGCCAGGAAGAACGGCTTCAAGGTGGTGGACAACAAAAAGGACTTCATGGCCCTCAAGCCTGGCCAACGCGCCATCGCCTACAACTCCTGGCTGCAGGACTCCGGCGCCCTGCCTTACGCCATGGACATGCGCCCCGAGGACATCACCCTGCCCGAGTTCACCAAGAAGGGCATCGAGCTGCTGGACAACGACAAAGGCTTCTTCATGATGGTCGAGGGCGGCAAGATCGACTGGGCCTGCCATGCCAACGACGCGGGCGCGGCCGTGAGCAACACCATCGCCTTTGACGACGCCGTGGGCGAGGCCATGGCCTTCGCCGAGAAGCACCCCGGCGAGACCCTCATCGTGGTCACCGGCGACCACGAGTGCGGCGGCCTGACCCTGGGCTTCGCCGGCACCAAGTACGAGACCGACTTCAAGGTGCTGGGCGGCCAGAAGGTCTCCTTCACCAAGTTCGACCAGGAAGTCCTCGGTCCCTTCAAAAAGGAAGGCGGCGGGTTCGAGGACATCAAGCCCCTCATCACCGAGAACTTCGGCCTGAAGTTCCAGGGCGATTCCAAGGCCGACGTCATGGTCCTGACCGACTACGAGCGGGCCCAGCTCATCGAGTCCTTCCACCGCTCCATGCGCGGCCAGGAGGAGCACTCCGCCGATCCCTCCACCTACCTGCTGTACGGCGGCTACGAGCCCCTGACCGTGACCGTCACCCACATTCTCAACAACAAGGCCGGCCTGGGCTGGACCTCCTACAAGCACACCGGCGTGCCCGTACCCATCTCCGCCATGGGCGTGGGAGCCGACATCTTCAACGGCTACTACGACAACACCGACGCAGCCAAGAAGCTCATGGCCGTCATGGGCATCGAGCCCAAGGCGCACTATGCCGAAAGCTCCGCCAAGACGAAGGTAGCCGCCAAATAGCCACCCCGCACCACCTCCCGGGCGGCGCGGCGCGGACCGCGCCGCCCTTTTTCATTTCCCCAGCGGAGCCAGACCATGCCAGCCACCCGCACCGACTCCTCCCGCCGCGACCTCGCCGCAGCCCTGCTGTTCGCCGTGCTCTCCGTGGCCCTCTACTTCCTGCCCACCGGCTTCGAGGGCGCGCTGCAGGACACCCGCTCCGAGCGGGTGCGGGCCACAGTGCTGGAGACGGACGACTCCGATGTCCTGCGCCACGGCATCGTCAAGACGGGCGACCAGCACCTCCTCCTGCGAATCGAGAACGGGCGGTTCCAGGGCGAGGTGGTCACGTCCAACAACCCCCTGCTGGGTATGATGGACCGCGACACCCTGTTCGAGGAAGGCGATTCCGCCTTCGTCACCCTCACCCTCTCCCCGGACGAGGAGCGCATCGTCAACGCCGCGCCGGAGTCGCACTACCGGCTGGACCTGGAGCTGCTCCTGCTGGGGCTGTTCGCCGGGGCGCTGCTGCTTTTCGGCGGACTCACCGGGGCCAAGGCCCTGCTATCCTTCCTCTTCGCCGCGCTCATGCTGTGGCGGGTGCTGGTGCCCCTGCTGCTCAAGGGGTGGGACCCGGTCTGGCTGGCCCTGGGCGTGGTGGCGGTCATGACCGCGGCCATCATCTTCCTGGTGGGCGGGGTCAACCGCAAGGGGCTGACCGCCTTTCTCGGGGCTTTCCTGGGCATCCTCACCTCGGCCGCCCTAGCCGTCTTCTTCACCGGCGAGTTCGCCATTTCCGGCGCGGTCATGCCCTTTTCCGAACCCCTGCTCTACGCCGGATTCGCCCACCTGGACCTCTCCCGCATCTACATGGCCGCCGTCTTCCTGGCCGCCTCCGGCGCGGTCATGGACCTGGCCATGGACGTCTCCGCCTCCCTGCACGAGGTGGTCTGCAAGAAGCCGGACATCTCCTTCACCGAGGCCCTCAAGTCCGGCATTTCCGTGGGCCGGGCCGTAGTGGGAACCATGACCACAACCCTGCTGCTGGCCTACTCCGGCGGCTTTCTCACCCTGCTCATGGCCTTCATGGCCAAGGGCGTGCCCCTGGCCAACTTCTTCAACGTGGTCTACGTGGCCGCGGAAATCCTCAAGACCTTGGTCGGCTCCTTCGGCCTGGTCATGGTGGCTCCCTTCACCGCCCTCATCGGGGCCTGGATATTCACCCGCCGCCCGGAGTGCCTTCCCGGCGAGGCGGAACAGCCCTGACGCCTTTTCAGGAAGCACCAAAACGGCTACCCTCGTCGGTCATGCAACCGCGAGGAGAACCGTCGTGAAAATAGGGCTTCTGCAGGCCAATCCACTGGTTGGCGACGTGCGTTCCAACGCGGCCAAGGTGGCCGAGCTGCACCGCCAGGCCGCCTCCGCCGGGGCCGACCTGTGCGTGGCTCCGGAACTGGCCCTGTCCGGCTACCCCCCGCGCGACCTGTTGCTGCGCGCGGGATTCGCCCGGCCTGCCGCCAGGCGGCCGCCCGGCTGGCCCGGGAGCTGGCAGACGGTCCGCCCCTGCTGGTGGGCCTGCCCTGGCCCAACGAAACCGGTGTGGGCCGCCCCCTGCACAACGCCGCGGCCCTGCTGCGCGGCGGGGAGATCGAATCGGTCTACGCCAAGCGCCTGCTGCCCACCTACGACGTCTTCGACGAGACGCGCTATTTCGAGCCCGGCTCCGGTCCGCTGGTCATCGCGGTGGCCGGGACGCGCCTAGCCGTCACGGTCTGCGAGGACATCTGGAATGACAAGGACTTCTGGCTGGAGCGCAAGTACCACACCGACCCCGTGGCCGAGTGCCGCGACTTGGGCGCGAGGGCCGTGCTCAATCTCTCCGCCTCGCCCTTCACCCTGGGCAAGCAGGCAGTGCGGGAGGACATGCTCCGGGCCATCACCGACCACTACGGCCTGCCCGTGCTCCTGGCCAACCAGACCGGCGGCGACGACGATCTGCTCTTCGACGGACGCTCCATGGCCGCCCTGCCCGGCCGGGGGCTGACCGCCCGGGCCATGGGCTTCGCCGAGGACGTGCTGCTGGTGGACCTGGACGAGGGCGGCGGCGTGGCCGAGGACGATTTCTCCCCCGAGGCGGAGGCGCACAACGCCCTGGTCATGGGCACCCGCGATTTCATGACCAAGCAGGGCTTCTCCACCGCCGTGCTGGGCCTCTCCGGCGGGGTGGACTCCACCCTCACCGCGGCCGTGGCCGCCGAGGCCATCGGCCCGGAGAACGTCCTGGGCGTGCTCATGCCCTCCCCCCACACATCGCAAGAGTCCCTGGACGACGCCGCCGACCTGGCCGCCAACCTCGGCATGGAGACCCTCACCCTGCCCATCGGCGGCCTCATGGACGGCTTCGGCTCCGCCCTGGCCGAGCCCTTCGCCGGGCTTCAGCCGGGCGTCACGGAAGAGAACATCCAGGCCCGCATCCGGGGGGTGCTGCTCATGGCCCTGTCCAACAAGTTCGGCCGCTTCCTGCTGACCACCGGCAACAAGAGCGAGCTGGCAGTGGGCTACTGCACCATCTACGGCGACATGTGCGGCGGGCTGGCCGTGCTGGGCGACGTGCCCAAGGTCCTGGTCTACGGCGTCTGCCGCCGCATGAACGCTCTGGCCGGGCGCGAGGTCATCCCTCAAAACGTGCTGGACAAGGCCCCCACGGCCGAGCTGCGCCCGGACCAGAAGGACCAGGACAGCCTGCCGCCTTATGAGGAACTGGATCCCATCGTGGACGGCCTGACCCGGGGCGAAACCCCGCGCCAGCTGGCCGAACGCGGGGTGGACCTCGAGCTGGCCCGCCGGGTGGAGACCATGATGCGC
Proteins encoded:
- a CDS encoding alkaline phosphatase; its protein translation is MKPLRILLAALAVMALAVPATAEKYDYSGKPPKYVFLFIGDGMASPQRMAATAYTGEELRMDRFPAQGMTTTQAANRFITGSAASATSLASGIKTNINMIGMDPSERRVKTLAEMAKERGMKVGIVSSVSIDHATPAAFYAKVPHRSQYHYVDMQLAGSGFDYFGGGGLKDPTGKRKGVEPKGDALALARKNGFKVVDNKKDFMALKPGQRAIAYNSWLQDSGALPYAMDMRPEDITLPEFTKKGIELLDNDKGFFMMVEGGKIDWACHANDAGAAVSNTIAFDDAVGEAMAFAEKHPGETLIVVTGDHECGGLTLGFAGTKYETDFKVLGGQKVSFTKFDQEVLGPFKKEGGGFEDIKPLITENFGLKFQGDSKADVMVLTDYERAQLIESFHRSMRGQEEHSADPSTYLLYGGYEPLTVTVTHILNNKAGLGWTSYKHTGVPVPISAMGVGADIFNGYYDNTDAAKKLMAVMGIEPKAHYAESSAKTKVAAK
- a CDS encoding YibE/F family protein, giving the protein MPATRTDSSRRDLAAALLFAVLSVALYFLPTGFEGALQDTRSERVRATVLETDDSDVLRHGIVKTGDQHLLLRIENGRFQGEVVTSNNPLLGMMDRDTLFEEGDSAFVTLTLSPDEERIVNAAPESHYRLDLELLLLGLFAGALLLFGGLTGAKALLSFLFAALMLWRVLVPLLLKGWDPVWLALGVVAVMTAAIIFLVGGVNRKGLTAFLGAFLGILTSAALAVFFTGEFAISGAVMPFSEPLLYAGFAHLDLSRIYMAAVFLAASGAVMDLAMDVSASLHEVVCKKPDISFTEALKSGISVGRAVVGTMTTTLLLAYSGGFLTLLMAFMAKGVPLANFFNVVYVAAEILKTLVGSFGLVMVAPFTALIGAWIFTRRPECLPGEAEQP
- a CDS encoding NAD+ synthase: MRGSGTGPVRLPPARPVAARGIRPACRQAAARLARELADGPPLLVGLPWPNETGVGRPLHNAAALLRGGEIESVYAKRLLPTYDVFDETRYFEPGSGPLVIAVAGTRLAVTVCEDIWNDKDFWLERKYHTDPVAECRDLGARAVLNLSASPFTLGKQAVREDMLRAITDHYGLPVLLANQTGGDDDLLFDGRSMAALPGRGLTARAMGFAEDVLLVDLDEGGGVAEDDFSPEAEAHNALVMGTRDFMTKQGFSTAVLGLSGGVDSTLTAAVAAEAIGPENVLGVLMPSPHTSQESLDDAADLAANLGMETLTLPIGGLMDGFGSALAEPFAGLQPGVTEENIQARIRGVLLMALSNKFGRFLLTTGNKSELAVGYCTIYGDMCGGLAVLGDVPKVLVYGVCRRMNALAGREVIPQNVLDKAPTAELRPDQKDQDSLPPYEELDPIVDGLTRGETPRQLAERGVDLELARRVETMMRRAEFKRRQAPPALKITDRAFGTGWRMPLAARLPEDES